The following DNA comes from Oncorhynchus clarkii lewisi isolate Uvic-CL-2024 chromosome 22, UVic_Ocla_1.0, whole genome shotgun sequence.
AACGCACCCGTTTGGACCCCACTAGTTATCACTGGAGCATGAGGTGAGTCCAGAACCCTGCTTGGAAGCACTAGTTGAGATGGGGTTTGGGTTTGGACCCCACGGCTAGTTGGCTGACGCTGAGATTGGTTTGGAAACTTGTTGGGAGGAGATGACAGAGGTGGGGTTTGGCTTTGGACCCCAATGATCTGCGGCGGCTGAGGAGGTTTTGGAGCTGGCGTGGTGCAGGAGAAGGTGGTGTTTGGGTCTGTGGACGAGGAGGTGGTTTCGGGCCGGGTGTGGGAAGAGGCAGATAAGATGATGGTGAAGGAGATCGCGGGGATGGTGACTGATTGTGTGATCGATCTGGATCTCTGACTCCTCATCTTGAACTGTCAACTCCTGATCCAGACCTGGATATTGAACCTTTGAATCCCCCTCTGTTTCCTCAATGGCAGAGGAGAACGACAACATGACAGGTTGCTGTAAGCCTGTCCTCCCGCTGTTGAAGAGGGCCATGAGCTCTATGGTGGAGGTCATGCCAAAccctttgttgttgttgctctgggTCAGGTTCACAGCTTTTCTGTTGGTTCTTTTCTAAGAAGGCTGTTATCATTTGACCCTCCTCCAGATCCCTTTCAGTTTGCCATAGACATTGCGGTCTTTCTAGCTGTTTGGCTATGGTGTCATGTGCTTCAAAGACTTGACGTGTGTGGGTGTCCAAGCACCTACACTCCTAATCAGCTTGAGTGTCCTCTATGGTTTGTTGTTTGACCTCCTCTAGTTTAAGGAGCTTCATACGCTCCCTGAGAGCAGCAGCTTGTGAGTCACTCAGGGCCTCTGATGGGACTGCACTCCATCCACTCCCACAGCTCTGAGATGAATGGTATGAAGAGCTGCCCTCCATTCTCATTGAATGAGATGATTTTGTCGATCTTAGAGATTTAACAGAATGTCGCTCTGATCCCCCAGTGTGCCTCTACCCTGAGGGGTCTTTCAGAGACTGGTGAAACAACAGGCCTTCATGTGTTGGTGCCTCTGTATACTTGGAGGAAGAGTGCTTGGATGGAGAGTGCGTTTTGCAGCGCCTATTAATTGTATCCTTTCAAttatctacagtggggagaacaagtatttgatacactgccgattttgtaggttttcctacttacaaagcatgtagagggctgtatctttttttatcataggtacacttcaactgtgagagacggaatctaaaacaaaaatccagaaaatcatattgatttatttttaagtaattcatttgcattttattgcatgacataagtatttgatcacctaccaaccagtaagaattccagctctcacagacctgttagtttttctttaaaaacccatcctgttctccactcattacctgtattaactgcacctgtttgaactcgttatctgtataaaagacacctgtccacacactcaatcaaacagactcaatcaaacagactccaacctctccacaatggccaagaccagagagggtgtaaggacatcagggataaaattgtagacctgcacaaggctgggatgggctacaggacaataggcaagcagcttggtgagaaggcaacaactcctcaagccagcgcatgtccaggcccgtctgaagtttgccaatgaccatctggatgatccagagaaggaatgggagaacgtcatgtggtctgatgagactaaaattgagctttttggtctaaactccacttgccgtgtttggaagaagaaggatgaggacaaccccaagaacaccatcccaaccgtgaagcatggaggtggaaacatcattctttggggatgcttttctgcaaaggggacatgaCGACTGCACCgtgttgaggggaggatggatggggccatgtatcgcaagatcttttatttatttattttatttcaccttcatttaaccaggtaggctagttgagaacaagttctcatttgcatttgcgacctggccaagataaagcaaagcggttcgacacatacaacaacacagagttacacatggagtaaaacaaacatacagtcaataatacagtataaacaagtctatatacgatgtgagcaaatgaggtgagataagggaggtaaaggcaaaaaaggccatggtggtaaagtaaatacaatatagcaagtaaaacactggaatggtagatttgcagtggaagaatgtgcaaagtagaaataaaaataatgggggtgcaaaggagcaaaataaataaataaataaaatacagtagggaaagaggtagttgtttgggctaaattataagtgggctatgtacaggtgcagtaatctgtgagctgctctgacagttggtgcttaaagctagtgagggagataagtgtttccagtttcagagatttttgtagttcgttccagtcattggcagcagagaactggaaggagaggcggccaaagaaagaattggttttgggggtgaccagagagatatacctgctggagcgcgtgctacaggtgggtgatgctatggtgaccagcgagctgagataaggggggactttacctagtagggtcttgtagatgacatggagccagtgggtcttgcgatgagtatatagcgagggccagccaacgagagcgtacaggtcgtagtggtgggtagtatatggggctttggtgacaaaacggattgcactgtgatagactgcatccaatttgttgtgtAGGGTatcggaggctattttgtaaatgacatcgccgaagtcgaggattggtaggatggtcagttttacaagggtatgtttggcagcatgagtgaaggatgctttgttgcgaaataggaagccaattctagatttaactttggattggagatgtttgatgtgggtctggaaggagagtttacagtctaaccagacatctaggtatttgtagttgtccacgtattctaagtcagagccgtccagagtagtgatgttgaaCAGGCGGGCAGgggcaggcagcgatcggttgaagagcatgcatttagttttatctgccgaaattgttgcatcCCCTATTACTAAcctttcaacctctctttcgtgtcgtctaaGATCCCCCTCTTCTAAGGGGTGGAtcctcttgacccaaactgctacagacctacatctagcctaccctgcctttctaaggtcttcgaaagccaagtcaacaaacagattaccgaccatttcgaatcccaccataccttctacgctatgcaatctggtttcagagctggtcatgggtgcacctcagccgcggtcctaaacgatatcttaaccgccatcgataagaaacaatactgtgcagccgtattcattgacctggccaaggctttcgactctgtcaatcaccacatcctcatcggcagactcgatagccttggtttctgaaatgattgcctcgcctggttcaccaactacttctctgatagagttcagtgtgtcaaatcagagggcctgttgtccgggcctctggcagtctctatgggggtgtcacagggttcaattcttgagccgactctcttctctgtatacatcactGATGTCGCCCTTGACGCTGGTAAGTGTCTGATCCACATCTAcgcaaacgacaccattctgtatacttctggcccttctttggacactgtgttaacaaccctccagacaagcttcaataccatacaactctccttccctggcctctaattgctcttaaatacaagtaaaactatatgcatgctcttcaaccgatcgctgcctgcacctgcaccTGCctaatgctgccaaacatacccttgtaaaactgaccatcctaccgatcctcgacttcggcgatgtcattaacaaaatagcctccaatacgttactcaataaattggatgcagtctatcacagtgccatctgttttgtcaccaccCACCACTGGCCAGCTAACATGTGATGTGCAGTCGTGTCTCCTGAGGTTGTGGATTATGGTCCAAACTAAGCACTGACATCACCCAAACCAGTTAGTCTGCACAGTTATCATATTTCCCATGGAAAATAGCCTTTGAGTGACCAAAACATCCCCCACACTATATTTTCCCCTTTAAAATGCTCAGTTGACAAAATGTACCTTTTCTAACTATCAGTAAGGCTTCTAACTATCAGTAAGGCTGAAGGACAGGCAAGGTGGGCAGAGAAACTTCCAATCCTGTCACACATTACATCATGCTTTCACAAATGATTTATTTAACCAACCAttgttttatttgtgtgtgtgtgtgtgtgtgtgtgtgtgtgtgtgtgtgtgtgtgtgtgtgtgtgtgtgtgtgtgtgtgtgtgtgtgtagagagacacTGGGGAGGGGAGTGTCTGTCAGTGAATCAGGGATAAATAGAGAGGCAGAGCTCAGAGTTTGTCAGAAGGCGGACCTGACAGGGTCACACACAGGACCAAGCAGGAGCAGGAGATCTCAGCATTTTGACCCTTTATTGCAAATGGAGGAACATAAAGATATTCAATACTGTTTTCAAGACAGTAACTCTTCATGTAGAAAGGCTTTGCTATGGATATCTATCTACATAACACTGTACATCTTCTTCTCAGTGATTTCAGCAGTTACAGTATTTTTGAACATACTGGTGatcatctccatctctcacttcAAGCAGCTCCACACTCAAACCAACCTGCTTGTCCTCTCTCTGGCTGGGTCAGATCTCCTGGTGGGACTGATTGTGATACCAGTAACGACTGTAGCAATAATGGAATCATGCTGGGGATTTGGggaatatttctgtgtgttttattTCTACATCACTTGTTTATGTGCTTCTTTATCTCTGGGCAATTTGGTCTTGATATCTATTGACCGCTATGTTGCTGTGTGTGATCCCTTATTGTACCActctaaaataacaataacaagaatGATGTGTTGTATGTCCATTACCTGGTGTTGTTGTACCATATATGATGCTGCTATTATAAAAATATTTGTAAATGTACAGGTACCCAGTCGGTGTTTGAAAGAATGTTTTATTGTTGAAGGAGTAACCTGGGGTACTGTAATTGACCTTGTAATTACAATGGTTGTCCCGTGCTCTATTATTATAACACTTTATATGAAAATCTTTGTGGTGGCCAGATCACAGGCCAGAAAGGTATTTTCAAAAGAGGCTCCCAGTGTGTCTGGTGTTAAAACTGTACAGGCAAATAAGTCTGAGAGAAAAGCAGCAAAAACTCTGTCTATTGTTGTTTTCACCTATCTAAGCTGTTGGATTccatttcatttgtatttattttttcttttaaTTGACAATTTATCGTCATTCATCATCAGCTTTTTGCCACTACTTAATTCCTTAATTAATCCAATAATTTATGCTTTCTTTTATCCATGGTTCAAAGTGACAGCTAAGCGTATTTTAACTCGGGTGAAGTTAAGGCGTTCATAGTTCCTATGTTTTTATTCATAAGTTTGACAAACACAGGTTAGATATAGTCATGTTATACTGTTATGTTATAATTTCCTCTTTCATGTAACAATACGCTGACATTACTTATCTCTGTGTTGTCATAATAGATACATGTGATGTTGATACAGAATGATTTGACTGGATTGGAATGGAATGACTTGGAGAAGGCATAAGAAGGCATTAGCTTGTTTTGTTAAAGACATTGTAATACATTTGGGGTGTATATTCCAAATGCCAAAGTCTCTGGTTGATGCATGTTATTTAATGAAAAATGGTATGTAAGATTTCTGAAAGTACATTTTGAGGACGTCATGGATCATTCCATACGTTCTTTAACATCACCCTctagtaggtcatatgattgagtgtagtctggcccaggaatgTGAAAGTGAATGGAAAGGATCTgtagcaacgaaccgcccttgctgtctctgcctggcccgTTGCCCTCTCTCCCCTGGGATTCTCTTCCTCTaacctattacaggggctgggtCACTGGCTTACTGTTGCTCTTCCATgcagtccctaggaggggtgcgtcacttgagtgggttgattcgctgacgtggtcttcctgtctgggttgttgCCCGCCCTccagttgtgccgtggcggagatctttgtgggctatactcagccttgtctcaggatggtaggttggtggttgaagatattcctctagtggtgtgggggctgtgctttggcaaagtgggtggggttatatctcgCCTGTTCGGGCCCTGTTTGggttatcatcggatggggccacagtgtctccttacccctcctgtctcagcctccagtatttatgctgcagtagtttatgtgtccgggggttagggtcagtctgtttatatctggagtatttctcctgtcttatccggtgtcctgtgtgaatttaagtatgctctctctaattatcagctgtgctgctgctctagtttcatctgttctgcctgcggctagtgaaccctaacctgttcaccaaacgtgctacctgtcccagacctgctgtctccaactctctagagacagcaggagcggtagagatactctcaatgattggCCACGAAAAGCCAGCTGACATTTACTTTGGAgatgctgacttgttgcaccctcgacaactactgtggttattattatttgaccatgatggtcatttatgaacatttgaacatcttggccatgttctgttatacacctgcattgcttgctgtttggggttttaggctgggtttctgtacagcactttgatatatcagctgatgtaagaagggctatataa
Coding sequences within:
- the LOC139380918 gene encoding trace amine-associated receptor 13c-like, with product MEEHKDIQYCFQDSNSSCRKALLWISIYITLYIFFSVISAVTVFLNILVIISISHFKQLHTQTNLLVLSLAGSDLLVGLIVIPVTTVAIMESCWGFGEYFCVFYFYITCLCASLSLGNLVLISIDRYVAVCDPLLYHSKITITRMMCCMSITWCCCTIYDAAIIKIFVNVQVPSRCLKECFIVEGVTWGTVIDLVITMVVPCSIIITLYMKIFVVARSQARKVFSKEAPSVSGVKTVQANKSERKAAKTLSIVVFTYLSCWIPFHLYLFFLLIDNLSSFIISFLPLLNSLINPIIYAFFYPWFKVTAKRILTRVKLRRS